A stretch of Brassica rapa cultivar Chiifu-401-42 chromosome A08, CAAS_Brap_v3.01, whole genome shotgun sequence DNA encodes these proteins:
- the LOC103834172 gene encoding calcium-binding protein CML42 yields MASNGEKNKKVTSKSPSFSLRSPSLNALRLQRIFDLFDHNGDGFITLEELSQALSRLGLNANLSDLKSTVESYIQPGNTGLNFEDFSSLHKTLDDCFFAGDDDLSSPAAADESDLAEAFKVFDENGDGFICARELQAVLKKLGLPEGGEMERVERMIISVDRNKDGRVDFFEFKNMMRTVKQIS; encoded by the coding sequence ATGGCGAGCAACGGCGAGAAGAACAAGAAAGTTACGAGTAAATCTCCATCCTTCAGCCTACGAAGCCCAAGCTTGAACGCTCTTCGTCTCCAACGCATCTTCGACCTATTCGATCACAACGGCGACGGTTTCATCACCCTGGAGGAGCTAAGCCAAGCTCTCTCTCGTCTCGGCCTCAACGCTAATCTCTCCGACCTCAAATCCACCGTCGAGTCCTACATCCAGCCTGGAAACACCGGTCTCAACTTCGAAGACTTCTCCTCCCTCCACAAGACGCTTGACGATTGTTTCTTCGCCGGAGACGATGATCTTTCCTCGCCCGCCGCAGCCGATGAATCTGATCTCGCGGAGGCGTTTAAGGTGTTTGATGAGAATGGTGATGGATTCATCTGCGCTAGGGAGTTGCAGGCGGTTTTGAAGAAGCTAGGGTTGCCTGAAGGtggagagatggagagagtggAGAGGATGATCATTTCTGTTGACCGGAACAAGGATGGTCGCGTTGACTTTTTTGAATTCAAGAACATGATGCGCACCGTGAAACAAATTTCATGA
- the LOC103834173 gene encoding berberine bridge enzyme-like 19, which produces MLTTRPTFVFFLLFLSLPLSSFSQSSNPVYNSFLKCFSDRTKTPQAQNVFSQTNPSYSSVLRAYIRNARFNTSSTPKPTLIITPRSASHVSAAVLCAKPLNFVFKIRSGGHDYDGLSYVSDKPFFVLDLSNLRDVTVNIADQTAWISAGATLGEVYYRIWEKSKVHGFPAGVCPTVGVGGHLSGGGYGNMLRKFGLSVDNLIDAKIVDVNGRILDRKSMGEDLFWAISGGGGGSFGVVLGYKVKLVPVPRVVTVFRVEQFIESGAVDMVHKWQSVGPRTDRNLFLRMLLQPVTRNKVQTVRATAVALFLGRADDVVSLLRKELPELALKKENCTEMTWFQSALWWDNRLNATLIDPKVFLDRNLDSSRFLKRKSDYVATVIPRDGIESLFKKMIELGKVGLVFNPYGGKMAEIAEDATPLPHRKMLFKIQYSVNWQESSPEIEKGFLNQSRVLHSFMTEFVSNNPRRAYLNYRDVDIGVNDHGPNSYKEGEVYGRMYFGKNFDRLVKIKTAVDPGNFFRNEQSIPTLPSKA; this is translated from the coding sequence ATGCTCACGACACGACCAAcctttgtcttcttcctcctcttcctgTCTTTACCTCTCTCCTCTTTCTCTCAATCTTCGAACCCTGTCTACAACTCATTCCTCAAATGCTTCTCCGACAGAACCAAAACCCCACAAGCCCAAAACGTCTTTTCTCAGACAAACCCTTCTTACTCCTCCGTCCTCCGCGCCTACATCCGCAATGCAAGATTCAACACTTCCTCCACTCCCAAACCCACACTCATCATCACTCCTCGCTCCGCTAGCCACGTCAGCGCCGCCGTCCTCTGCGCAAAGCCCCTAAACTTCGTCTTCAAGATCCGAAGCGGCGGCCACGACTACGACGGTCTCTCGTACGTCTCCGACAAACCCTTCTTCGTCCTCGACTTGTCGAACCTCCGCGACGTAACCGTCAATATCGCCGACCAAACGGCGTGGATATCCGCCGGAGCCACTCTCGGCGAGGTTTATTACCGTATCTGGGAGAAAAGCAAAGTCCATGGCTTCCCCGCCGGAGTTTGTCCGACGGTCGGCGTCGGCGGTCACTTAAGCGGCGGCGGGTACGGCAACATGTTGAGGAAGTTCGGTTTGTCAGTGGATAACCTGATCGACGCGAAGATCGTTGACGTCAACGGTCGGATTCTAGACCGGAAGTCGATGGGTGAAGATCTTTTCTGGGCGATCTCcggcggaggaggagggagCTTCGGCGTCGTTTTGGGTTACAAGGTCAAACTCGTCCCAGTACCACGGGTCGTGACGGTTTTCCGAGTGGAGCAGTTTATAGAGTCCGGAGCCGTCGACATGGTTCATAAATGGCAGTCGGTGGGTCCGAGAACCGACCGGAACCTCTTCTTGAGGATGCTGCTTCAACCCGTGACGAGGAACAAGGTGCAGACCGTGAGAGCCACCGCAGTGGCTCTGTTCTTAGGCAGAGCAGACGACGTCGTTTCCTTGCTTCGCAAGGAGCTTCCTGAGCTGGCGTTAAAGAAGGAGAACTGTACGGAGATGACTTGGTTTCAGTCTGCTCTATGGTGGGACAATCGCCTCAACGCAACTCTGATTGATCCTAAAGTGTTTCTTGATCGGAATCTTGATTCCTCTAGGTTCTTGAAGAGGAAGTCGGATTACGTCGCGACGGTGATTCCTAGAGATGGGATTGAGTCTCTGTTCAAGAAGATGATCGAGTTGGGGAAGGTTGGACTTGTTTTCAATCCTTACGGCGGGAAGATGGCGGAGATAGCGGAGGATGCGACGCCGTTACCGCACCGGAAGATGCTTTTCAAGATTCAGTACTCTGTTAACTGGCAGGAATCGTCTCCGGAGATAGAGAAGGGCTTCTTGAATCAGTCTAGAGTGCTTCACAGTTTCATGACCGAGTTTGTGAGCAACAACCCTAGAAGGGCTTACTTGAACTACAGAGATGTTGACATCGGGGTGAACGATCACGGGCCGAATAGTTACAAGGAAGGAGAGGTGTATGGAAGGATGTATTTTGGTAAGAACTTTGATCGATTAGTAAAGATTAAAACCGCGGTTGACCCTGGAAATTTCTTCAGGAATGAACAGAGTATACCTACCTTGCCAAGTAAGGCATAA